In Cydia fagiglandana chromosome 9, ilCydFagi1.1, whole genome shotgun sequence, a single window of DNA contains:
- the LOC134667304 gene encoding uncharacterized protein LOC134667304: MLNSLSNNTLKQYDTSFKQWWLFCEHHKIDVYQASVPFVLQFLTERFDSGASYGTINSSRSALSLLIGPRIGSDDRIKRFVKGVFRLKPPTPKYNITWDPGVVLNYIKGLYPNEAISLEQLTHKVVTLLALTTGHRVQTLSLVKINNIQFNHDSVQIFIPDLIKTSGKNSKQPLLYLKKFNNKIEICPVTTLQSYIKRTQHVRNTNNLFITHKKPHHAVSTQTISRWIKNVLREAGIDVTIFTAHSTRHASTSAASRSGISIDVIQKTAGWSQNSICFAKHYNRPITLEPTEFSNTICNLVSD; this comes from the coding sequence ATGCTTAATTCTCTCTCAAACAATACTCTTAAACAGTATGATACTTCTTTTAAACAATGGTGGCTTTTTTGTGAACACCATAAGATTGATGTTTATCAAGCTTCTGTACCATTTGTACTCCAATTTTTAACTGAGCGTTTTGATAGTGGGGCATCTTACGGCACAATTAATAGTAGTAGGTCAGCTCTATCTCTTCTTATTGGCCCTAGAATAGGATCTGATGATAGGATTAAACGGTTTGTCAAAGGAGTATTCCGATTAAAACCTCCAACGCCAAAATATAACATAACGTGGGATCCCGGTGTTGTTCTCAATTACATAAAAGGGTTGTACCCTAATGAAGCTATAAGCCTAGAACAGCTTACCCATAAAGTAGTGACGTTACTCGCCTTGACGACAGGCCACAGGGTCCAAACATTATCTTTGGTTAAGATTAATAATATCCAATTTAATCATGACAGCGTCCAAATTTTTATACCTGATTTAATAAAAACTTCAGGCAAAAATAGTAAACAACCattactatatttaaaaaaattcaacaataaaattgaaatttgtCCCGTCACTACTTTACAGTCTTATATTAAAAGAACACAGCATGTTAGAAATACTAACAATCTTTTCATTACACATAAAAAACCTCATCATGCTGTCTCTACACAGACTATAAGTCGCTGGATAAAAAATGTCCTTAGGGAGGCGGGCATAGACGTTACCATCTTCACAGCTCATAGCACTAGACACGCCAGCACATCTGCTGCAAGCAGATCTGGTATATCTATAGATGTTATCCAAAAAACAGCTGGTTGGTCACAAAACTCTATTTGCTTTGCTAAACATTATAACAGACCTATTACCTTAGAACCTACTGAGTTTAGCAATACTATATGTAACTTGGTATCAGACTGA